A region of Streptomyces sp. R44 DNA encodes the following proteins:
- a CDS encoding EamA family transporter — MTALFALATSLLWGLADFGGGLLTRRIPALTVVVVSQALAVLVLGTVVLATGAWTEAGPQLWYAVGAGVVGPAAMLAFYKALALGPMGVVSPLGSLGVVVPVSVGLLVGDRPGLLQFAGIAVAILGVVLAGGPELRGAPVQRQAVLLTLVAAFGFGSVMALIAEASTTVTGLFLALFVQRVTNVLVGGGALYASVRRGGRALPEGGSGVVRAAVPALAFVGLADVAANGTYALAAQQGPVTVAAVLASLYPVVTALAARGVLKERLRAVQAAGAGLALVGTVLLATG; from the coding sequence ATGACCGCCCTGTTCGCCCTGGCCACCAGCCTTCTCTGGGGCCTCGCCGACTTCGGGGGCGGGCTTCTCACCCGGCGGATCCCCGCCCTCACCGTCGTCGTGGTCTCCCAGGCCCTCGCGGTGCTCGTCCTCGGCACGGTCGTCCTCGCGACCGGCGCCTGGACCGAGGCGGGACCCCAGCTCTGGTACGCGGTCGGGGCGGGCGTCGTCGGCCCGGCGGCCATGCTCGCCTTCTACAAGGCGCTCGCGCTCGGGCCGATGGGTGTGGTCTCCCCGCTCGGCTCGCTCGGCGTCGTCGTCCCCGTCTCCGTCGGCCTGCTCGTCGGCGACCGGCCGGGGCTGCTCCAGTTCGCCGGGATCGCGGTGGCGATCCTCGGCGTGGTGCTCGCGGGCGGACCGGAGCTGCGCGGGGCGCCCGTCCAACGCCAGGCGGTCCTGCTGACCCTGGTCGCGGCCTTCGGCTTCGGCTCGGTGATGGCGCTCATCGCCGAGGCGTCCACGACCGTCACGGGCCTGTTCCTCGCCCTGTTCGTGCAGCGCGTCACCAACGTCCTGGTCGGCGGCGGCGCCCTCTACGCCTCGGTGCGGCGCGGCGGCCGCGCGCTCCCCGAGGGCGGCTCCGGGGTCGTCCGTGCCGCGGTCCCGGCCCTCGCCTTCGTGGGCCTGGCGGACGTCGCCGCCAACGGCACGTACGCGCTCGCCGCCCAGCAGGGCCCGGTCACCGTCGCCGCCGTCCTCGCCAGCCTCTACCCGGTGGTCACGGCCCTGGCGGCCCGCGGCGTCCTCAAGGAACGCCTCCGTGCCGTCCAGGCGGCGGGCGCGGGCCTCGCTCTGGTGGGCACGGTCCTCCTCGCGACGGGCTGA
- a CDS encoding carboxylesterase/lipase family protein, with amino-acid sequence MSEHVAEHVQDGPGVRTRNGVLRGSLKDDVAAFLGIPYAQAPFGALRFRAPEPVEPWEGVREATAFGPTAPKRAYAPPLDALLPDPGVAGDDCLNLNVWAPWPAAGPGGGGPGDGGRAVMVWIHGGSLIHGSSAVPVYDGTAFARDGVVLVSVNYRLGIEGFGVFPDAPANLGLRDQIAALAWVRENIEAFGGDPERVTVFGESAGAISIAALLASPSAKGLFRRAVIQSGAPSARSIDVARRTTEAIAARLKVPATAEAFARVDREQLLAAQTAVTGKGNPVLSSHTFHIAVDGDVLPDHPGDLLADGASADVELLMGTNTDEYRLWFVPGGHTERVGSLVQRLLLRRGRISPRVAKVYRAERPQEKPGEVLGVLAADKLLRIPQNMYADARLSGGAAATYLYEFGWPSPVLDLRACHALELGFVFDTLGLPETRALTGPDAPQELASAMHAAWVAFAKTGDPGWRPWDPARPVMTFGPGLPSLVEAPREAERRAWEG; translated from the coding sequence ATGTCGGAGCACGTCGCTGAACACGTCCAGGACGGTCCCGGGGTCCGCACGCGGAACGGAGTCCTGCGGGGCAGTCTGAAGGACGACGTGGCGGCCTTCCTCGGAATCCCTTACGCGCAGGCCCCGTTCGGGGCGCTGCGGTTCCGGGCGCCGGAGCCGGTGGAGCCCTGGGAAGGGGTACGGGAGGCCACCGCGTTCGGACCGACGGCGCCCAAGCGCGCGTACGCCCCGCCGCTCGACGCGCTGCTCCCCGACCCCGGGGTCGCGGGCGACGACTGCCTCAACCTCAACGTGTGGGCTCCCTGGCCCGCCGCCGGTCCCGGCGGTGGCGGTCCCGGCGACGGCGGGCGTGCCGTCATGGTCTGGATCCACGGCGGGTCGCTGATCCACGGCTCGTCGGCGGTCCCCGTCTACGACGGCACCGCCTTCGCCCGGGACGGCGTGGTGCTCGTCTCGGTCAACTACCGGCTCGGCATCGAGGGGTTCGGGGTCTTCCCCGACGCGCCGGCCAATCTCGGTCTGCGCGACCAGATCGCCGCACTGGCCTGGGTCCGGGAGAACATCGAGGCCTTCGGCGGGGACCCGGAGCGGGTCACCGTGTTCGGCGAGTCGGCCGGGGCGATCTCGATCGCCGCCCTGCTGGCCTCGCCGTCGGCGAAGGGCCTGTTCCGGCGGGCCGTGATCCAGAGCGGGGCGCCGAGCGCCCGGTCGATCGACGTCGCCCGGAGGACGACGGAGGCGATCGCCGCCCGGCTCAAGGTGCCGGCGACGGCGGAGGCGTTCGCGCGCGTGGACCGGGAGCAGCTGCTCGCGGCGCAGACCGCGGTGACGGGCAAGGGCAATCCGGTGCTCAGCAGCCACACCTTCCACATCGCCGTGGACGGCGACGTCCTGCCGGACCATCCCGGGGACCTGCTCGCGGACGGCGCTTCGGCGGACGTGGAGCTGCTGATGGGCACGAACACGGACGAGTACCGGCTGTGGTTCGTGCCGGGCGGGCACACCGAACGGGTGGGGTCCCTGGTGCAGCGGCTCCTGCTCCGCAGGGGGCGGATATCGCCCCGTGTGGCGAAGGTGTACCGGGCGGAGCGGCCGCAGGAGAAGCCGGGCGAGGTCCTGGGCGTGCTCGCGGCGGACAAGCTGCTGCGGATCCCGCAGAACATGTACGCGGACGCCCGGCTGAGCGGCGGGGCCGCCGCGACGTATCTGTACGAGTTCGGCTGGCCCTCCCCCGTCCTCGACCTCCGCGCCTGTCACGCGCTCGAACTCGGCTTCGTCTTCGACACGCTCGGCCTGCCGGAGACCCGCGCGCTGACGGGCCCGGACGCGCCGCAGGAGCTGGCGTCGGCGATGCACGCGGCCTGGGTGGCGTTCGCGAAGACCGGCGACCCGGGCTGGCGCCCGTGGGACCCGGCCCGCCCGGTGATGACCTTCGGCCCGGGCCTGCCGTCCCTGGTCGAGGCGCCGCGGGAGGCCGAACGGCGGGCGTGGGAGGGGTGA
- a CDS encoding helix-turn-helix domain-containing protein — MSDLDQLTQSLARNLKRWRKERGFTLDALATRAGVSRGMIIQIEQARTNPSVGTTVKLADALGVSITTLLDYEQGPQVRLVPPDQAVRMWSTSTGSHTTLLVGTEARGPLELWSWTLMPGDGSASDPHPEGTVELLHVTAGTLTLIVDDEEHPLPAGTSAVFEANVAHSYRNDGEEPAEMTMAVSIPPVR, encoded by the coding sequence GTGTCGGACCTCGACCAGCTCACGCAGTCGCTCGCCCGGAACCTGAAGCGCTGGCGCAAGGAGCGGGGATTCACCCTGGACGCGCTCGCCACCCGCGCGGGCGTAAGCCGCGGCATGATCATCCAGATCGAGCAGGCCCGCACCAATCCCAGCGTCGGCACCACCGTGAAGCTGGCCGACGCCCTCGGCGTCTCCATCACGACCCTCCTCGACTACGAGCAGGGCCCCCAGGTCCGCCTCGTCCCGCCGGACCAGGCCGTCCGCATGTGGTCCACCTCCACCGGCAGCCACACCACCCTCCTGGTCGGCACCGAGGCCCGCGGCCCCCTGGAGCTCTGGTCCTGGACCCTCATGCCGGGCGACGGCAGCGCCTCCGACCCGCACCCGGAGGGCACGGTGGAGCTGCTGCACGTCACCGCGGGGACGCTCACCCTGATCGTGGACGACGAAGAGCACCCGCTGCCGGCCGGCACCTCCGCCGTCTTCGAGGCCAACGTCGCGCACTCCTACCGCAACGACGGCGAGGAACCGGCCGAGATGACGATGGCCGTCTCCATCCCGCCCGTACGCTGA
- a CDS encoding YigZ family protein gives MQEQYRTPAREGVHETEINRSRFLCALAPVADEREAQEFVARIRREHPTATHNCFAYVLGADASVQKASDDGEPGGTAGVPMLQMLLRRDMRYVAAVVTRYYGGVKLGAGGLIRAYGGVVGEAIDALGTVTRQRFRLATVTVDHQRAGKLENDLRATGRAVRDVRYADAVTIEIGLPDADVPAFRGWLADATAGTASFELGGEAYGDA, from the coding sequence ATGCAGGAGCAGTACCGCACGCCGGCCCGCGAGGGTGTGCACGAGACCGAGATCAACCGCTCGCGCTTCCTCTGCGCGCTCGCGCCCGTCGCCGACGAGCGGGAGGCGCAGGAGTTCGTCGCGCGGATCCGCCGGGAGCACCCGACCGCCACCCACAACTGCTTCGCGTACGTCCTCGGCGCCGACGCCTCCGTACAGAAGGCCAGCGACGACGGCGAGCCCGGCGGCACGGCCGGCGTCCCCATGCTCCAGATGCTGCTGCGCCGCGACATGCGGTACGTAGCCGCCGTCGTCACCCGCTACTACGGCGGCGTGAAGCTCGGCGCCGGCGGTCTGATCCGCGCGTACGGCGGGGTGGTCGGCGAGGCGATCGACGCGCTCGGCACCGTCACCCGGCAGCGCTTCCGGCTCGCCACCGTCACCGTCGACCACCAGCGCGCGGGCAAGCTGGAGAACGATCTCCGGGCCACCGGCCGCGCCGTCCGCGACGTGCGGTACGCCGACGCCGTGACGATCGAGATCGGCCTCCCGGACGCGGACGTCCCCGCCTTCCGCGGCTGGCTCGCCGACGCCACCGCGGGCACGGCCTCCTTCGAACTCGGCGGCGAGGCGTACGGGGACGCGTGA
- a CDS encoding DUF4442 domain-containing protein, whose protein sequence is MSADQMSVGEMLAATVPMAGTLNLEFLETTAERAVVRLPDQPAYHNHVGGPHAGAMFTLAESASGAIVLAAFGDQLGRAVPLAVSAEIGYKKLAMGVVTATATLGRPAAEVVAELDAGERPEFPVRIDITREDGAVTGEMTVVWTLRPNS, encoded by the coding sequence ATGAGCGCAGACCAGATGTCCGTCGGCGAGATGCTCGCCGCCACGGTCCCCATGGCCGGAACCCTGAACCTGGAGTTCCTGGAGACCACCGCCGAGCGCGCCGTCGTGCGCCTCCCGGACCAGCCCGCCTACCACAACCACGTCGGCGGCCCGCACGCCGGAGCGATGTTCACCCTGGCCGAGTCCGCCAGCGGCGCCATCGTGCTCGCCGCCTTCGGCGACCAGCTGGGCCGCGCGGTCCCGCTCGCCGTCAGCGCCGAGATCGGCTACAAGAAGCTGGCCATGGGTGTCGTCACGGCCACCGCCACCCTCGGCCGCCCCGCCGCCGAGGTCGTCGCCGAACTCGACGCCGGAGAGCGGCCGGAGTTCCCGGTCCGGATCGACATCACCCGCGAGGACGGCGCCGTGACCGGCGAGATGACGGTCGTCTGGACGCTGCGCCCGAACTCCTGA
- a CDS encoding YbaK/EbsC family protein → MRAPIGHFDDARPAPDCLDLLTDPVAAAVRAWSGPVPADRLVYVDTDPAIADTAVFVEHHGPELLDASANCVVVAGKRGETTTLAACVVKSATRVDVNGVVRKHLGARKASFAPMDTATGETGMEYGGITPIGLPADWPLLVDAAVVDTEWVLIGSGRRRGKLIVPGKAFAQLPGAVVLEGLGVPVG, encoded by the coding sequence ATGCGCGCACCCATCGGACACTTTGACGACGCCCGGCCCGCCCCCGACTGCCTCGACCTGCTGACCGACCCCGTCGCGGCCGCCGTCCGCGCCTGGTCAGGCCCCGTCCCGGCCGACCGGCTGGTGTACGTGGACACCGACCCGGCCATCGCCGACACGGCCGTCTTCGTCGAGCACCACGGGCCCGAGCTCCTCGACGCGTCCGCCAACTGCGTGGTCGTCGCGGGCAAGCGCGGCGAGACGACGACGCTCGCCGCGTGCGTCGTGAAGTCGGCGACCCGCGTCGACGTCAACGGCGTCGTCCGCAAGCACCTCGGCGCCCGCAAGGCCTCGTTCGCCCCGATGGACACGGCGACCGGCGAGACGGGCATGGAGTACGGCGGGATCACCCCGATCGGCCTCCCGGCCGACTGGCCCCTCCTCGTCGACGCCGCCGTCGTCGACACGGAGTGGGTCCTCATCGGCAGCGGCCGTCGCCGGGGCAAGCTCATCGTCCCCGGCAAGGCCTTCGCCCAACTCCCCGGCGCCGTCGTCCTGGAGGGCCTCGGCGTCCCCGTCGGCTGA
- a CDS encoding DedA family protein, with translation MHVQEWLETIPAVAVYVLVGVVIGLESLGIPLPGEIVLVSSALLASQHGDINPYVLGACATAGAIIGDSIGYAIGRKGGRPLLAWLGRKFPKHFSEANIGLAENSFQKWGMWAVFFGRFIALLRIFAGPLAGVLHMPYWKFLIANVLGGILWAGGTTAVIYTVGIVAEAWLKRFSWLGLVLAVLIGIASMLIVKNRAKKAAAQRAEAAEPEPVPAAD, from the coding sequence GTGCACGTCCAGGAGTGGCTGGAGACGATCCCCGCGGTCGCCGTCTACGTCCTTGTGGGGGTGGTGATCGGGCTGGAGAGCCTCGGCATCCCGCTCCCCGGTGAGATCGTGCTCGTGAGCTCGGCGCTGCTCGCCTCCCAGCACGGCGACATCAATCCGTACGTCCTCGGCGCCTGCGCCACCGCCGGCGCGATCATCGGCGACTCGATCGGTTACGCGATCGGCCGCAAGGGCGGGCGGCCGCTGCTCGCCTGGCTGGGCAGGAAGTTCCCCAAGCACTTCAGCGAGGCCAACATCGGGCTCGCCGAGAACTCCTTCCAGAAGTGGGGCATGTGGGCGGTCTTCTTCGGCCGCTTCATCGCCCTCCTCCGGATCTTCGCGGGCCCGCTCGCCGGTGTCCTGCACATGCCGTACTGGAAGTTCCTCATCGCCAACGTCCTCGGCGGCATCCTCTGGGCCGGCGGCACCACGGCCGTCATCTACACGGTCGGCATCGTCGCCGAGGCCTGGCTCAAGCGCTTCTCCTGGCTGGGCCTCGTCCTCGCCGTCCTGATCGGCATCGCCTCGATGCTGATCGTCAAGAACCGCGCCAAGAAGGCGGCCGCGCAGCGGGCCGAGGCCGCGGAGCCGGAGCCGGTCCCGGCGGCCGACTGA
- a CDS encoding CoA-binding protein — protein sequence MSVDTTTTDPSAYSASEAVRRILTSTGDTWAVVGLSSNRARAAYGVAAVLQRFGKRIVPVHPKAETVHGEQGYASLADIPFPVDVVDVFVNSELAGAVADEAVAIGAKAVWFQLDVIDDEAFTRTREAGLDMVMDRCPAIEIPRLG from the coding sequence ATGAGCGTAGACACGACGACCACGGACCCCAGCGCGTACTCCGCGTCGGAGGCGGTGCGGCGGATCCTGACGTCCACGGGCGACACGTGGGCGGTGGTCGGGCTGTCGTCGAACCGCGCCCGTGCCGCGTACGGGGTGGCGGCGGTGCTCCAGCGCTTCGGCAAGCGGATCGTCCCGGTCCATCCGAAGGCGGAGACGGTGCACGGCGAGCAGGGGTACGCCTCGCTGGCCGACATCCCGTTCCCGGTGGACGTCGTGGACGTCTTCGTGAACAGCGAGCTGGCGGGCGCCGTCGCGGACGAGGCCGTGGCGATCGGCGCCAAGGCGGTCTGGTTCCAGCTGGACGTCATCGACGACGAGGCCTTCACCCGGACGCGCGAGGCGGGCCTCGACATGGTCATGGACCGCTGCCCCGCGATCGAGATACCGCGCCTGGGCTGA
- a CDS encoding gamma carbonic anhydrase family protein — translation MTEALIKGVGGKEPQIDPTAFTAPTSVVLGEVTLGARASIWYHAVLRADCGPIAIGEDSNIQDNCTVHVDPGFPVSIGDRVTVGHNATVHGCVIEDDVLVGMGATVLNGARIGAGSLVAAQALVPQGMEIPPGSLVAGVPAKVRRPLTDEEKAGIRLNAEMYLLLAKGHAEAFED, via the coding sequence ATGACAGAGGCGTTGATCAAGGGAGTGGGCGGCAAGGAGCCGCAGATCGACCCGACCGCCTTCACCGCCCCGACCTCCGTGGTGCTCGGCGAGGTCACCCTCGGCGCGCGCGCCAGCATCTGGTACCACGCGGTGCTGCGGGCGGACTGCGGTCCGATCGCGATCGGCGAGGACTCCAACATCCAGGACAACTGCACCGTCCACGTCGACCCCGGCTTCCCCGTCTCCATCGGCGACCGGGTCACCGTCGGCCACAACGCGACCGTGCACGGCTGCGTGATCGAGGACGACGTCCTGGTCGGCATGGGCGCGACGGTCCTCAACGGGGCCCGGATCGGCGCCGGCTCGCTCGTCGCCGCCCAGGCGCTCGTCCCTCAGGGCATGGAGATCCCGCCGGGCTCGCTGGTCGCCGGCGTCCCCGCCAAGGTGCGCCGCCCGCTGACCGACGAGGAGAAGGCGGGCATCCGGCTGAACGCCGAGATGTACCTGCTGCTCGCCAAGGGCCACGCCGAGGCCTTCGAGGACTGA
- a CDS encoding exonuclease SbcCD subunit D, translating to MRLLHTSDWHLGRSFHRVGLLEAQAAFLDHLVATVHAHDVDAVLVAGDVYDRAVPPLPAVELFDTALHRLAEAGVPTVMISGNHDSARRLGVGAGLIERAGIHLRTDPDGIGTPVVLSDAHGEVALYGLPYLEPALVRERLGAEKAGHEAVLAAAMDRVRADLAGRPAGTRSVVLAHAFVAGGAPSDSERDITVGGVAAVPTGIFDGVDYVALGHLHGSQTLSPRVRYSGSPLAYSFSEADHRKTMWLIDLGPSGPDGTITGDVRLDCPVPRPLARIRGRLDDLLDDPALAPHEQSWVEATLTDPVRPAEPMARLTERFPHTLHLVFDPERTGDDTGASYAQRLRDRSDQQIAEDFVAHVRGGAALDGAERAVLYGAFDDVRVDTAEREVGR from the coding sequence GTGAGGCTCCTGCACACCTCGGACTGGCATCTCGGCCGGTCCTTCCACCGCGTCGGCCTCCTCGAAGCCCAGGCCGCCTTCCTCGACCACCTCGTGGCGACCGTCCACGCGCACGACGTGGACGCCGTCCTCGTCGCCGGGGACGTCTACGACCGGGCCGTGCCCCCGCTGCCCGCGGTCGAGCTCTTCGACACCGCGCTGCACCGCCTCGCCGAGGCCGGGGTGCCCACCGTCATGATCTCCGGCAACCACGACTCGGCCCGCCGGCTCGGCGTCGGCGCCGGCCTCATCGAACGGGCCGGCATCCACCTCCGTACCGACCCCGACGGCATCGGCACCCCCGTCGTCCTCTCCGACGCGCACGGCGAGGTCGCCCTCTACGGGCTGCCCTATCTCGAACCCGCACTCGTCCGCGAGCGGCTCGGCGCCGAGAAGGCCGGCCACGAGGCGGTCCTCGCCGCCGCCATGGACCGGGTCCGCGCCGACCTCGCCGGGCGGCCCGCCGGGACCCGCTCCGTCGTCCTCGCCCACGCCTTCGTCGCGGGCGGCGCCCCCAGCGACAGCGAGCGGGACATCACCGTCGGCGGTGTCGCCGCCGTCCCCACCGGGATCTTCGACGGCGTCGACTACGTCGCCCTCGGCCACCTCCACGGCAGTCAGACCCTCAGCCCGCGCGTCCGCTACTCCGGCTCGCCGCTCGCCTACTCCTTCTCCGAGGCCGACCACCGCAAGACGATGTGGCTGATCGACCTGGGCCCCAGCGGTCCCGACGGGACGATCACCGGCGACGTACGGCTCGACTGCCCCGTTCCGCGCCCCCTCGCCCGCATCCGCGGCCGGCTCGACGACCTCCTCGACGACCCCGCGCTCGCCCCGCACGAGCAGTCCTGGGTCGAGGCCACCCTCACCGACCCCGTGCGCCCCGCCGAGCCCATGGCGCGGCTCACCGAACGCTTCCCGCACACCCTCCATCTGGTCTTCGACCCCGAGCGGACCGGTGACGACACCGGCGCCTCCTACGCCCAGCGGCTCCGGGACCGCAGCGACCAGCAGATCGCGGAGGACTTCGTGGCCCACGTCCGCGGCGGAGCCGCCCTCGACGGTGCCGAACGGGCCGTCCTGTACGGGGCGTTCGACGACGTCCGCGTCGACACGGCCGAGCGCGAGGTGGGCCGGTGA
- a CDS encoding acyltransferase yields the protein MPRNRNTFSSLAAWRRRVLARAVQGGWRWVQQAGSVTAEHPGKLRFRRLGAGTRLAFPQGTVFGDPWIEIGECCIIAEQVTLTAGMLPDLDLGQDTVLTLGDGVVLGRGSHVIADAKVTIGSNTYCGPYVYVTSTNHSYDDPDEPVGRQWPRSEPVSIGPGCWLGTGAVILPGARLGRNVVVAAGAVVRGEVPDHSVVAGAPAKVVRSWDPEKGWQPPLRTPAPTPIPEHVTPEQLAALAVWEAQRTGSSESVPS from the coding sequence GTGCCCAGGAACAGAAACACGTTCTCATCCCTCGCCGCCTGGCGGCGCCGGGTCCTCGCCCGTGCCGTGCAGGGCGGCTGGCGCTGGGTGCAGCAGGCCGGCTCCGTCACCGCCGAACACCCGGGGAAGCTGCGGTTCCGCCGCCTCGGCGCGGGCACCCGGCTCGCCTTCCCGCAGGGCACGGTCTTCGGCGACCCGTGGATCGAGATCGGCGAGTGCTGCATCATCGCCGAGCAGGTCACGCTCACGGCGGGGATGCTGCCGGACCTCGACCTCGGGCAGGACACCGTCCTGACCCTCGGTGACGGGGTCGTGCTCGGGCGCGGCAGCCATGTCATCGCCGACGCGAAGGTGACGATCGGCTCGAACACGTACTGCGGGCCGTACGTCTACGTCACCTCGACCAACCACAGTTACGACGACCCGGACGAGCCCGTGGGCCGCCAGTGGCCCCGCTCGGAACCGGTCTCCATCGGCCCCGGCTGCTGGCTCGGCACGGGCGCCGTGATCCTCCCCGGGGCGCGCCTGGGCCGGAACGTCGTCGTCGCGGCGGGCGCGGTGGTACGGGGTGAGGTTCCGGACCACTCGGTCGTGGCGGGCGCCCCGGCGAAGGTCGTCCGCAGCTGGGACCCGGAGAAGGGCTGGCAGCCCCCGCTCCGCACTCCGGCCCCGACCCCGATCCCGGAACACGTCACCCCGGAGCAGCTGGCGGCCCTCGCGGTGTGGGAGGCCCAGCGCACGGGCAGCTCCGAGTCCGTCCCGTCGTGA
- a CDS encoding PucR family transcriptional regulator, which translates to MTHSPATAGEPGAARAGGTPTPLGASGGSGALRRSLATAMLADVDRLTDRAVDDIRAHSGTYASDTPVTREDLWEICRDNLRRALEDFGGLPPTGGDSERAARETGRRRAEQGVPLDTVLQAYRRGGRVLWQVMAEHLRSRAGRQSDSRDLELDMASEVWETIDHYSVAMADAYRIAQLELQSRRDTRRVALFEALLDGRADDPAVASAAAAALGVPAVDRYVVVVAAQDPAAPPHPAPALEAQGMWSFWRPRSGRYAGIVRLPCRVVHGGRPGTVTGRGADPAVRTLLAALRERTGATAGVSPEFERLSQAGRALRLAEQTLRTLPAGGGEAAVFDDRLAEVLLSGRADIAERIVTVHLGPVLATGGERAALLTTLGAWLDHGCSASRAAEQLYCHRNTVLNRIGRIAELTGRSSESGEARLGWALALRALPYAGLAPEAAAPEAGLEAGLDATAAEPGPGGT; encoded by the coding sequence ATGACGCACAGCCCGGCCACCGCCGGCGAGCCCGGAGCGGCCCGCGCCGGCGGCACCCCCACCCCCCTCGGCGCCTCCGGCGGCTCCGGGGCACTGCGCCGCTCCCTGGCCACGGCGATGCTCGCCGACGTCGACCGGCTCACCGACCGCGCCGTCGACGACATCCGCGCCCACTCCGGTACCTACGCCTCGGACACGCCCGTCACCCGCGAGGACCTCTGGGAGATCTGCCGCGACAACCTCCGGCGGGCCCTGGAGGACTTCGGCGGCCTCCCGCCGACCGGCGGCGACTCCGAGCGGGCGGCCCGCGAGACCGGCCGCCGCCGCGCCGAGCAGGGCGTCCCGCTCGACACCGTGCTCCAGGCCTACCGGCGCGGCGGCCGGGTCCTGTGGCAGGTCATGGCCGAGCACCTCCGGAGCCGGGCCGGACGCCAGTCCGACAGCCGGGACCTCGAACTCGACATGGCGAGCGAGGTCTGGGAGACCATCGACCACTACTCGGTCGCGATGGCCGACGCGTACCGGATCGCCCAGCTGGAGCTGCAGAGCCGCCGGGACACCCGCCGCGTCGCCCTCTTCGAGGCCCTGCTCGACGGCCGCGCCGACGACCCGGCCGTCGCCTCCGCCGCGGCGGCCGCGCTCGGCGTGCCCGCCGTCGACCGGTACGTGGTCGTGGTCGCCGCGCAGGACCCGGCCGCCCCGCCGCACCCCGCGCCCGCCCTGGAGGCGCAGGGCATGTGGTCCTTCTGGCGGCCCCGCTCCGGCCGCTACGCGGGCATCGTCCGGCTGCCCTGTCGTGTCGTCCACGGCGGACGGCCGGGGACCGTGACGGGCCGCGGTGCCGACCCGGCCGTACGGACCCTGCTCGCCGCGCTGCGCGAGCGGACCGGCGCCACCGCGGGGGTCTCCCCGGAGTTCGAACGCCTCTCCCAGGCCGGCCGCGCGCTCCGGCTCGCCGAGCAGACCCTCCGTACCCTCCCCGCCGGCGGCGGCGAGGCCGCCGTCTTCGACGACCGTCTGGCCGAGGTGCTGCTCAGCGGGCGGGCCGACATCGCCGAGCGGATCGTCACCGTCCACCTCGGGCCGGTGCTCGCCACCGGCGGCGAGCGGGCGGCGCTCCTCACCACCCTCGGAGCCTGGCTCGACCACGGCTGCTCGGCCTCCCGGGCCGCTGAACAGCTCTACTGTCACCGCAACACCGTCCTCAACCGCATCGGCCGCATCGCGGAGCTCACCGGCCGCTCCAGCGAGTCCGGCGAGGCCCGCCTCGGCTGGGCGCTGGCGCTCCGCGCCCTCCCGTACGCCGGACTCGCCCCCGAGGCGGCCGCCCCCGAAGCGGGCCTCGAAGCGGGCCTCGACGCCACCGCCGCAGAGCCCGGGCCCGGCGGAACGTAG